In Humulus lupulus chromosome 6, drHumLupu1.1, whole genome shotgun sequence, a single genomic region encodes these proteins:
- the LOC133783427 gene encoding subtilisin-like protease SBT5.4 gives MAPQCSSVVSSSLLSIFLIFILLQSPVEALKKPYIVYLGTHSHGVNPSSEDLERATNSHYSLLGSYLGSEEKAKDAIFYSYNRHINGFAAILDETEVAEIQKHPDVVSVFLSKGKKFHTTHSWEFLRLEKNGGAVSYQSIWNKARFGEDVIIANLDSGVWPESKSFHEFEGIGPIPSKWHGGCQPVIKDKVHCNRKLIGAKYFSKGYMALLKTLNTSSLQTYIRKANFFTSRDFNGHGTHTLSTAGGSFVFGANVLGNGNGTAKGGSPKARVAAYKIGGWLQTEDAPAYTDADVMAGFDAAISDGVDIISASIGSDHPIEFYEDVISIGSFHAVMNNIVVVASAGNEGHDPKTVTNASPWTITVAASTVDREFSSYVSLGNKKHLEGASLSSRGLPSQKFYPLTYGEFCKPKSLNPKNVNGTILVCYVGDETSKLEKGHQAFLAGAVGMILVNHPLIGNETDPEAHVLPASHLNAIQGNLVIEYLKTTKAPMAYMTRPKTGVGVKPAPAMASFSSRGPNVIQPAVLKPDITAPGVYIIAAYSGAVGPTDEIFDKRRVQFNTISGTSMSCPHVSGIVGLLKTLHPDWSPAAIHSAIMTTARVRDNNNEPMLDWNMKKATPFEYGSGHIQPNRAMDPGLVYERTIDDYMNFLCAHGYNETMLKKFYKKPYKCPKSFTLGNFNYPSITVTDLSSQSTTIITRKVKNVGPPGTYKAYVRAPAGVSVYVKPTTLQFSKIGEEKNFEIILKPKIVGQPKDYVFGQLKWTDGKRYVRSPIVVKY, from the exons ATGGCCCCACAATGTAGTAGTGTTGTTTCATCTTCTCTTCTCTCAAtatttcttattttcattttgcTTCAATCACCGGTGGAAGCCCTTAAAAAG CCTTATATTGTCTACTTGGGAACACATTCACATGGTGTGAACCCTTCCTCAGAAGATCTTGAAAGGGCCACAAATTCTCATTACAGCCTTCTTGGATCATACTTAGGAAG TGAGGAAAAAGCAAAAGATGCAATCTTTTACTCTTATAATAGACATATAAATGGATTTGCTGCAATTCTTGATGAGACAGAAGTTGCAGAGATTCAAA AGCATCCAGATGTGGTATCAGTTTTCTTGAGCAAAGGAAAGAAATTCCACACAACTCATTCATGGGAATTTCTTAGATTGGAAAAAAATGGTGGTGCTGTCTCTTATCAATCAATTTGGAACAAAGCTAGATTCGGTGAAGATGTAATTATTGCAAACTTGGATAGTG GTGTTTGGCCTGAATCTAAGAGCTTTCATGAGTTTGAAGGAATCGGACCTATTCCATCAAAATGGCATGGAGGTTGTCAACCAGTCATCAAGGATAAAGTCCACTGTAATAG GAAGCTAATAGGAGCAAAGTACTTTAGCAAGGGCTATATGGCACTTCTAAAGACTCTCAACACTTCTTCTCTTCAAACTTATATACGCAAGGCAAACTTTTTCACCAGTCGAGACTTTAATGGGCATGGGACTCATACTCTTTCCACGGCTGGTGGTAGTTTCGTCTTTGGAGCAAATGTGCTCGGCAATGGGAATGGCACAGCCAAGGGTGGATCCCCCAAAGCCCGTGTCGCCGCTTACAAGATTGGTGGTTGGCTGCAAACTGAAGATGCACCTGCTTACACCGATGCTGATGTTATGGCTGGCTTTGATGCTGCAATAAGTGATGGTGTGGACATAATCTCGGCCTCTATTGGTAGTGATCACCCGATTGAGTTTTATGAAGATGTGATTTCAATAGGGAGTTTTCATGCCGTTATGAATAACATTGTTGTGGTTGCCTCGGCTGGCAACGAAGGACATGATCCAAAGACTGTAACTAATGCATCACCATGGACCATAACCGTGGCAGCTAGCACAGTCGACCGTGAGTTCAGCAGTTATGTATCTCTTGGCAATAAAAAACACCTTGAG GGAGCAAGTCTTTCTTCACGCGGCTTGCCATCTCAAAAGTTTTATCCATTGACCTATGG GGAGTTCTGCAAGCCTAAAAGCCTAAATCCAAAGAATGTAAATGGGACTATTTTGGTTTGTTATGTTGGGGATGAGACTTCAAAACTTGAAAAGGGCCACCAGGCATTTCTTGCAGGTGCTGTTGGAATGATTCTAGTTAATCATCCCTTAATTGGGAATGAAACAGATCCTGAGGCTCATGTGCTCCCTGCATCTCATCTCAATGCTATTCAAGGAAATTTAGTGATCGAATACCTCAAAACTACCAA GGCTCCCATGGCTTACATGACTCGACCAAAAACTGGAGTTGGAGTTAAGCCAGCTCCAGCCATGGCTTCATTCTCATCGAGAGGACCTAATGTTATTCAGCCAGCTGTGCTTAAG CCGGATATCACAGCACCaggagtctatattattgctgcATATAGTGGAGCTGTTGGACCAACTGATGAAATATTTGATAAGCGTCGAGTCCAATTCAACACAATTTCAGGTACTTCAATGTCATGCCCTCATGTTTCTGGGATCGTTGGCCTTCTCAAAACTCTTCATCCAGATTGGAGTCCAGCTGCAATTCATTCAGCTATAATGACAACAG CAAGAGTTAGAGATAACAACAATGAACCGATGTTGGATTGGAACATGAAAAAAGCAACACCCTTTGAATATGGTTCAGGCCACATTCAACCAAACCGAGCTATGGATCCTGGACTTGTGTATGAAAGAACTATTGACGATTACATGAACTTTTTATGTGCCCATGGCTACAATGAAACAATGCTTAAGAAATTTTATAAGAAACCGTATAAATGTCCCAAATCATTCACTCTAGGAAATTTCAACTACCCTTCCATTACAGTTACAGATCTAAGTTCACAATCAACAACAATCATTACTAGAAAAGTTAAGAATGTTGGCCCACCAGGCACCTACAAAGCATATGTGAGAGCCCCAGCTGGAGTTTCTGTTTATGTTAAGCCCACAACATTACAATTTAGCaaaattggtgaagaaaagaattttgagattattttgaaGCCAAAAATTGTTGGACAACCTAAAGATTATGTGTTTGGACAATTGAAATGGACAGACGGGAAGCGCTATGTTAGGAGTCCTATAGTAGTCAAGTACTAA